The sequence TCCCCAACAGCGACCGAGGATTGCATCCCGATGAGGTGACGCTTGCGGACATGCTCAAAGCGGCTGGTTACCAAACCGCTTGTGTCGGCAAGTGGCATCTTGGGCACCTGCCACCTTGCTTGCCAACGTATCAGGGATTCGATTCCTATTTTGGCATTCCCTATAGCAACGACATGTGGATTGATCCTGCAAACCGAATTGCAAAGGACGTGGTCCTTCGTGAACAGCTAACGCTCGCGGATCTCACCGCTGGCCACAAAGCGAAGAATGTTGTGCCCATCCTTCGAAACGAGGAAGTGATTGAGTATCCCGCCGATCAAACCACTATCACCAAACGTTACACCGAAGAAGCGATTCGATTCATCAACGAAGAACGAGATGCACCTTTCTTTTTGTATTTGCCGCACACGATGGTTCACCTGCCGCTCGCGGTATCCAAAGCATTTGACAATCCAGACAACACACTGATTACCAATGCAATTGAAGAAGTCGATTGGTCCGTTGGCGAGATTCTAAACACGGTCAAAGCGGCCGGAATCGCGGGTGAGACACTGATTGTCTTCACGAGTGACAACGGCGCAGCAGTCGGTTCGTCCTTGCCACTGCGAGCGAAGAAAGGCAGCGTCTACGACGGTGGGATTCGTGAGCCAACGTTGATGTGGTGGCCGGGAAAAATTCCGGCGGATTCGGTTTGCTCGGAAGTGGCCGCATCGATCGACATGATGCCGACGCTTTCGGGTCTCTGCGACGGAGCATTGCCCAAGCGACGAATTGACGGCAAGGACATTTGGCCTTTGATGAACGGCGAAGAGAATGCCAAGAGTCCACACGAAGCCTACGTGCTGATGCACGGCCCCGGTACCGTCCGCAGCGGTAAGTGGAAATTTTATCCTTGGCAGGAAGGCAAAGGGAAGCAGAGTCGCGACAACGCCGACTGGGAACCTTCGCCGGATCCGGTGCAGTTGTATGACACCGTCGCCGATATCGGGGAAACAACCAACCTTGCTTCTCAGCATCCTGAGGTCGTGAAGCGACTGCAAACTGCCTACGATTCCCACGTCGCTGAGATAACGGCGAACC is a genomic window of Novipirellula artificiosorum containing:
- a CDS encoding sulfatase family protein gives rise to the protein MTPARLRFLTIPFAFLACCSATVYAAKPPRPNVILIFIDDMGYGDVGFNGATVPKTPNLDQMATEGMKFTDFYVGCAVCSGSRTALMTGCHYQRLSMAPVLFPNSDRGLHPDEVTLADMLKAAGYQTACVGKWHLGHLPPCLPTYQGFDSYFGIPYSNDMWIDPANRIAKDVVLREQLTLADLTAGHKAKNVVPILRNEEVIEYPADQTTITKRYTEEAIRFINEERDAPFFLYLPHTMVHLPLAVSKAFDNPDNTLITNAIEEVDWSVGEILNTVKAAGIAGETLIVFTSDNGAAVGSSLPLRAKKGSVYDGGIREPTLMWWPGKIPADSVCSEVAASIDMMPTLSGLCDGALPKRRIDGKDIWPLMNGEENAKSPHEAYVLMHGPGTVRSGKWKFYPWQEGKGKQSRDNADWEPSPDPVQLYDTVADIGETTNLASQHPEVVKRLQTAYDSHVAEITANQRPTAEMLRPTGVPSPERPGVPKRQPAKKKQT